The DNA segment TCATCGCCATCTCCGACACCAACGCCGAGTGCCTCAACCGGGTGGCAGAAAGGTTCCACATCCAGAATCGCTGCCTCGACTATCGCGTCATGCTCGATCTTCCAACGATAGAGGCCGTCGCCGTGTGCGTACCAACCCAGTTCCATGTCGAGGTAGCCTTGGCCGTCCTCGACGCCGGGAAACACGTGTTCATTGAAAAACCGCTGGCGCTGAACCTGGACGACGCCGCGCGACTCATCGAGCGCGCAGCACAGTCTCGCCACAAGGCAATGGTGGGCTTCAATATGCGCTGGCATCGTCTCGTACGCCAAGCGCGTGAAATCATCCAACGTGGAAGCTTGGGAGGGCTCGATCTGATGCGCACGGTGTTCACCGCCGGAAGCCACTTCCGCCCAGACCTCCCCCCATGGCGGCTGCAGCATGAACTGGGAGGTGGGCTCCTGTTCGAGCACGCCGTGCATCACTTCGACCTCTGGCGTTTTCTGCTGCGCAGCGAGGTCGAAGAAGTTCTGGCCAAGAGCTGGGGTGAGCAATCGGCCGCCGAGCGGACTACTGTCGCCGCACAAATGGAGAATGGGGTGCTGGCTGCCTCGGTGTTTTCGCTAAGGGCGAGCGCCGACAACGAGTTGGAAATCTATGGGCAAGCCGGTCGTCTGCGGGTGTCGTGCTACCGCTTCGATGGCCTCGATTTCTGTCGCACGTCGGATTCGCCGGGCGGCATTCGGACGCGGCTGCAGGGCGTGGCTCGGGCGCTCAGGGAGGTTCCACAAGCAGTGCTGCGACTGCGTCAGGGAGGTGATTACGTCGCGTCGTATCAGGCAGAGTGGCGGCATTTCATCGATGCCGTTCGGCACGACACTCCAGTGGAATGTACGTTGACTGATGGGCGCCGAGCCTTGCAGGTGGCGCTCGCCGCCGTGCACTCAGCGGCGTCGGGGCAGGCGGTCAAAGTCGCGCAGGCGCCGGCGAAGATTACGCCCCTACCCTCTCAGCCAGGTTCAGCAAGCCGGTCCGCACATGGGTCCCCTCTTCGCTAGCCGAGTCGCTGCGCGCCCGTGATGGTCCCCAACGCATCCGAGCCGAGCGAGTGTCGTTTGCCTGCCATGTCCGTGGTGATCGCCACACCGGACCGCTACGAAACCATTCGGACGACGATACGATATCTGCGCGCCCAAACGGTGCGAGAGCAGATCGAGATCGTCATCGTCGCGCCCTCGCTTGAACAGCTCGCTCTGCAGGAGTCGGAGTTGGAAGGTTTCCACGGCTTTCGTGTGGTCGAGGTCGGCTCGATTCGGTCGGTGGGCACGGCGAACGCCGCCGGCATTCGGCGGGCGAGCGCACCGGTGGTGGCCCTGGCTGAAGATCACGCCTATCCCGATCCGGACTGGGCGG comes from the Candidatus Binatia bacterium genome and includes:
- a CDS encoding Gfo/Idh/MocA family oxidoreductase; translation: MANRKRPLGLGVIGCGWVAQERHLPALHGMGDAEVIAISDTNAECLNRVAERFHIQNRCLDYRVMLDLPTIEAVAVCVPTQFHVEVALAVLDAGKHVFIEKPLALNLDDAARLIERAAQSRHKAMVGFNMRWHRLVRQAREIIQRGSLGGLDLMRTVFTAGSHFRPDLPPWRLQHELGGGLLFEHAVHHFDLWRFLLRSEVEEVLAKSWGEQSAAERTTVAAQMENGVLAASVFSLRASADNELEIYGQAGRLRVSCYRFDGLDFCRTSDSPGGIRTRLQGVARALREVPQAVLRLRQGGDYVASYQAEWRHFIDAVRHDTPVECTLTDGRRALQVALAAVHSAASGQAVKVAQAPAKITPLPSQPGSASRSAHGSPLR